One window of the Peptacetobacter hiranonis genome contains the following:
- a CDS encoding ABC transporter ATP-binding protein, which produces MSNSDMKRMPGGPMKGGPMGRGPMGHGHGAAMGEKANDFSGTMKQLMKYMSKYKIAIIAVLLFAIGSTVFSIVGPKILGKATTKIFEGLMAKVSGTGGIDFGAIEKILLILVCLYLVSALFSFIQGYIMSGISQKISYEMRNQILEKINRMPMKYFDTKTHGEILSRITNDIDTLGMSLNQSLTQLITSVTTMVGILIMMLSISWIMTLAALVIIPLSMFAVRKVVGRSQKYFKKQQRFLGHVNGLVEENYGGHQIVRVFNKEEEVTEEFNKLNDELYDSAWRSQFLSGMMQPLMAFIGNLGYVMVSILGGWLAIRKTIEVGDIQSFIQYVRNFTQPINQLAQVANQLQSTAAAAERVFEFLDEEEEDQTVINPADANDIKGNIEFEHVNFGYKENKTIIHDFSVNVKKGQKIAIVGPTGAGKTTIVKLLMRFYDVNSGSIKIDGHDIRNFNRSELREAFGMVLQDTWLFNGTIKENIRYGKLDATDEEVVEAAKSANVHHFIKTLNDGYDMVLDEEASNVSQGQKQLLTIARAILADPKILILDEATSSVDTRTELLIQKAMDNLMEGRTSFIIAHRLSTIKDADMILVMNEGDIVEQGSHEELLAKDGFYAKLYNSQFEDDEAM; this is translated from the coding sequence ATGAGTAATAGTGATATGAAAAGAATGCCAGGCGGTCCGATGAAAGGTGGACCAATGGGACGTGGACCGATGGGTCATGGACATGGTGCTGCGATGGGTGAAAAAGCTAATGATTTTAGTGGTACTATGAAGCAGCTTATGAAATACATGTCAAAATATAAAATAGCCATTATTGCAGTATTATTATTTGCAATAGGAAGTACAGTATTTTCAATAGTTGGACCTAAGATATTAGGTAAAGCGACTACAAAGATATTTGAAGGCTTAATGGCAAAGGTATCTGGTACAGGTGGAATAGACTTTGGTGCTATAGAAAAGATACTTCTAATATTAGTATGTCTTTACTTAGTAAGTGCTCTGTTCTCATTTATTCAGGGATATATAATGAGTGGAATTTCTCAGAAAATATCTTATGAAATGAGAAATCAGATATTAGAAAAAATAAATAGAATGCCAATGAAATATTTCGATACTAAGACACACGGGGAAATACTTTCAAGAATAACAAATGATATAGATACACTTGGAATGAGTTTAAATCAGAGTTTAACACAGCTTATAACATCTGTAACAACTATGGTTGGTATACTTATAATGATGCTTTCGATAAGTTGGATAATGACTTTAGCAGCACTTGTTATAATTCCACTGTCAATGTTTGCAGTTAGAAAAGTTGTTGGAAGATCACAAAAATATTTCAAAAAACAGCAGAGATTTTTAGGACATGTTAATGGTCTTGTTGAAGAAAACTACGGTGGACATCAGATAGTTAGGGTATTCAACAAAGAAGAAGAGGTAACAGAAGAATTTAATAAATTAAATGATGAACTTTACGATTCTGCTTGGAGATCTCAGTTCTTATCAGGTATGATGCAGCCACTTATGGCATTTATAGGAAACTTAGGATATGTTATGGTTTCTATACTTGGTGGATGGTTAGCTATAAGAAAGACTATAGAAGTTGGGGATATACAGTCATTCATACAGTATGTTAGAAACTTTACTCAGCCTATAAACCAGCTTGCTCAGGTAGCAAACCAGTTACAGTCTACAGCTGCAGCAGCTGAAAGGGTATTTGAATTCTTAGATGAAGAAGAGGAAGACCAGACAGTTATAAATCCTGCAGATGCAAATGATATAAAAGGTAATATAGAATTTGAACATGTAAACTTCGGATATAAAGAAAACAAAACTATAATACACGATTTCTCTGTAAATGTGAAAAAAGGTCAGAAGATAGCTATAGTTGGACCAACAGGAGCAGGAAAAACTACAATAGTTAAACTTCTTATGAGATTCTATGATGTTAATAGCGGATCTATAAAAATAGATGGACACGATATTAGAAACTTTAACCGTTCAGAGCTTAGAGAAGCATTTGGTATGGTTTTACAGGATACTTGGTTATTCAATGGAACAATAAAAGAAAATATAAGATACGGAAAATTAGATGCCACTGATGAAGAAGTAGTTGAAGCTGCAAAATCTGCCAATGTTCATCATTTTATAAAAACTTTAAATGATGGATATGATATGGTATTAGATGAAGAAGCAAGTAATGTTTCACAGGGACAGAAGCAGCTTCTTACAATAGCAAGAGCTATACTTGCAGATCCTAAGATTTTAATACTAGATGAGGCAACTAGTTCAGTAGATACAAGAACAGAGCTTCTTATACAGAAAGCTATGGACAATTTAATGGAAGGTAGAACAAGCTTTATAATTGCACATAGACTATCTACAATTAAAGATGCAGATATGATTCTTGTAATGAACGAAGGGGATATAGTTGAACAGGGAAGCCACGAAGAGTTATTAGCAAAAGATGGTTTCTATGCTAAGCTATACAATTCTCAGTTTGAAGATGACGAAGCGATGTAA
- a CDS encoding ABC transporter ATP-binding protein, translating into MKYLKKSAVSVVAIIILLLVQALCDISLPDYTSKIVNIGIQQGGIENAVPEVIKENELKRLLMFVDNNDKDTVEDAYTLVKSGDTSDEKYDEYVEKYPKLETENVYVLKEIDKEKNEKLNEILGKPEMALLAIEKDGEESKKIKEGILKMMPPQAAMVMKDKSLIEIMETMPEEQLAPMRKEMFKKFDSMPDSIITQSAIAYVNNEYKSIGIDLDNLQNKYILKSGAQMLGIAILSMFVTIIVTYLAAKVAATLGKTLRNNVYEKVMAFSNEEMKKFSTASLITRSTNDIQQIQMMMVMILRFIFYAPMMAMMGIFKVINTNVSMSWIIGVAVLCIVFLLGILFTFVMPKFKLVQNLVDRLNLVSREIITGIMPIRAFSNQKHEEERFDKANGDLTKVNIFVNRIMSCMMPAMMLVMNLIAVLIVYKGTYSIDAGTMQVGDMMAFIQYTMQIIMSFLVIAMMSVMIPRASVSAGRICEVIETEPTIEDPKSAKEFSGNKKGVVEFKNVSFKYPDAEENILSDISFTAKPGETTAFIGSTGSGKSTLINLIPRFFDVTEGQILVDGVDIREVTQKDLRDKIGYVPQKGILFTGTIASNLRYGNPDATDEEIREAAEIAQATEFIDSKPEGFDTKIAQGGTNVSGGQKQRLSIARAIAKNPEIYIFDDSFSALDLKTDAALRKALKKKTGDSTVLIVAQRISTILHAEQIIVLDEGKVIGKGTHEELLKTCEVYKQIALSQLSKEELGNE; encoded by the coding sequence ATGAAATACTTAAAAAAATCAGCAGTATCAGTAGTGGCAATAATAATTCTACTTTTAGTACAGGCATTATGTGATATATCACTACCAGACTATACATCAAAAATAGTCAATATTGGTATACAGCAAGGTGGTATAGAAAATGCGGTACCAGAAGTTATAAAAGAAAATGAATTAAAAAGACTGCTTATGTTTGTCGATAATAACGATAAAGATACTGTTGAAGATGCATATACATTAGTAAAATCTGGGGATACAAGCGATGAAAAGTATGATGAATATGTTGAAAAATATCCTAAGTTAGAAACAGAAAATGTATATGTATTAAAAGAAATAGACAAGGAAAAAAATGAAAAATTAAACGAAATCCTTGGTAAGCCAGAAATGGCACTTCTTGCTATAGAAAAAGATGGTGAGGAGAGTAAAAAGATAAAAGAAGGTATTTTAAAAATGATGCCTCCACAGGCAGCTATGGTTATGAAAGATAAATCTCTTATAGAGATAATGGAAACTATGCCTGAGGAACAGTTAGCACCGATGAGAAAAGAAATGTTTAAAAAGTTTGACTCTATGCCAGACAGTATAATAACTCAGAGTGCTATTGCCTATGTAAATAATGAGTATAAGAGCATAGGAATTGATTTAGATAATTTACAGAATAAATACATACTAAAATCTGGTGCTCAGATGCTTGGAATAGCTATTTTAAGTATGTTTGTAACAATAATAGTTACTTATTTAGCAGCTAAGGTAGCGGCTACACTTGGTAAAACACTTAGAAATAATGTTTATGAAAAAGTTATGGCATTCTCAAATGAAGAGATGAAAAAATTCTCAACAGCTTCTTTAATAACTAGAAGTACAAATGATATACAGCAGATACAGATGATGATGGTTATGATTCTTAGATTTATATTCTACGCTCCAATGATGGCCATGATGGGTATATTTAAGGTTATAAATACAAATGTATCTATGAGTTGGATAATAGGTGTAGCAGTACTTTGTATAGTATTCTTACTTGGAATATTATTTACATTTGTAATGCCTAAGTTTAAACTAGTTCAGAATCTTGTGGATAGATTAAACCTAGTTTCTAGGGAAATAATAACAGGTATAATGCCAATAAGAGCATTCAGCAATCAGAAACACGAAGAAGAAAGATTTGATAAGGCAAATGGTGACCTTACTAAGGTAAATATATTTGTAAATAGAATAATGTCTTGTATGATGCCAGCTATGATGCTTGTAATGAACTTAATAGCAGTTCTTATAGTTTACAAAGGTACTTATAGTATAGATGCAGGTACTATGCAGGTTGGGGATATGATGGCGTTTATTCAGTATACTATGCAGATAATAATGTCATTCCTTGTAATAGCTATGATGTCAGTTATGATACCAAGAGCTTCAGTTTCTGCAGGACGTATATGTGAAGTAATAGAAACAGAACCTACAATAGAAGATCCTAAGAGTGCAAAAGAATTCTCTGGAAATAAAAAGGGTGTTGTTGAATTTAAAAATGTTTCATTTAAATATCCAGATGCAGAAGAAAATATATTATCAGATATATCATTTACTGCTAAACCTGGAGAAACTACAGCATTTATAGGAAGTACAGGTAGTGGGAAGTCTACATTAATAAACTTAATACCTAGATTCTTTGACGTAACAGAAGGTCAAATTTTAGTAGATGGTGTAGATATAAGAGAGGTAACTCAGAAGGATTTAAGAGATAAGATTGGTTATGTTCCTCAGAAGGGAATATTATTTACAGGAACAATAGCATCTAACTTGAGATACGGAAATCCTGATGCTACAGATGAAGAGATTAGAGAAGCAGCCGAAATAGCACAGGCTACAGAATTTATAGATTCAAAACCAGAAGGATTTGATACTAAGATTGCACAGGGTGGTACAAATGTATCTGGTGGACAGAAACAGAGATTATCTATAGCTAGAGCAATAGCTAAAAATCCTGAAATTTATATATTTGACGATAGTTTCTCTGCACTAGATTTAAAAACTGATGCAGCTTTAAGAAAAGCTCTTAAAAAGAAAACTGGAGATAGTACAGTTTTAATAGTTGCACAGAGAATAAGTACAATATTACATGCAGAACAGATTATTGTTTTAGATGAAGGAAAAGTAATAGGAAAAGGAACACACGAAGAGCTTCTAAAAACTTGTGAAGTATACAAACAGATAGCTCTATCACAACTTTCAAAGGAGGAGCTAGGAAATGAGTAA
- a CDS encoding MarR family winged helix-turn-helix transcriptional regulator, with translation MKEECKLHSKDFEDKLTTTLMRLFRAHFNLTDEHLKREGLHHGQPYIIISLYHNEGQSLKELTACRNVKASTTTTMVSRMEKLGLVKKVADEKDRRKTRVYLTDKGREKYNAIINVNNELDDICFEGFSDEQKLLTKMLLKKIIENISKHS, from the coding sequence ATGAAAGAAGAATGTAAACTTCACTCTAAAGATTTTGAGGATAAGCTTACGACAACATTGATGAGGCTTTTTAGAGCTCACTTTAATCTTACTGATGAGCATTTAAAGAGAGAAGGACTTCATCATGGACAGCCATATATAATAATTTCTCTATATCATAATGAAGGTCAAAGTTTGAAAGAACTAACGGCGTGTAGAAATGTAAAAGCATCTACAACTACAACTATGGTATCGAGAATGGAAAAACTAGGCCTTGTAAAAAAGGTTGCAGATGAAAAAGACCGGAGAAAGACTAGAGTTTATTTAACGGATAAGGGAAGAGAAAAATACAACGCGATAATAAATGTAAATAACGAATTAGATGATATATGCTTTGAAGGTTTTTCTGATGAGCAAAAGTTATTAACAAAAATGCTTTTAAAAAAGATAATTGAAAATATAAGCAAACATAGCTAA
- a CDS encoding PTS lactose/cellobiose transporter subunit IIA has product MNKENLEECIFSVIGYSGMAKYYASEAIKSAKNGDFKEADEHLKKSDDEFSKAQDAEAALAKIGDKKSKECGELILIHSQDHFMGTITYRELAKEMVDMCRKYSDMEKNLVERIEKLEKEK; this is encoded by the coding sequence TTGAATAAAGAAAATTTAGAGGAATGTATTTTTAGTGTAATAGGATATTCTGGGATGGCAAAATATTACGCATCTGAAGCTATAAAAAGTGCTAAAAATGGAGATTTTAAAGAAGCAGATGAGCATTTAAAAAAGTCTGATGATGAGTTTTCAAAAGCGCAGGATGCAGAAGCTGCTTTGGCTAAAATAGGTGATAAGAAATCTAAGGAATGTGGAGAACTTATATTGATTCATTCTCAGGATCATTTCATGGGTACAATTACATATAGAGAATTAGCAAAAGAAATGGTAGATATGTGTAGGAAATATAGTGACATGGAAAAAAATTTAGTTGAAAGAATTGAAAAACTCGAAAAAGAAAAGTAG
- a CDS encoding beta-class carbonic anhydrase yields the protein MTKLDEILKDNREFVESKGYEDFSTSKKPNRKIVILSCMDTRLTSLLPSAMNIKNGDVKLIKNAGAVVTHPFGSTMRSIIVSICEFDVDEVMVVGHYECGMCNENTDEMIEKIKEKGISEEVINTLEKAGIDLKKWLHGFDSVEQSIVDTVKTIKEHPLMPKDIKVHGLAMDPSTGKIDVIVNGYEQ from the coding sequence ATGACAAAATTAGATGAAATATTAAAAGACAATAGAGAATTTGTAGAGTCAAAAGGATATGAAGATTTTTCTACTTCAAAGAAACCAAATAGAAAAATAGTAATACTTTCTTGTATGGATACAAGACTTACTTCGCTTTTACCAAGTGCGATGAATATAAAGAACGGGGATGTTAAACTTATAAAAAATGCCGGTGCAGTTGTAACACATCCTTTTGGAAGTACTATGAGAAGTATAATAGTGTCTATATGCGAGTTTGATGTAGATGAGGTAATGGTTGTAGGACATTACGAATGTGGTATGTGTAATGAAAATACAGATGAAATGATTGAAAAGATAAAAGAAAAAGGCATATCTGAAGAAGTAATAAATACTCTAGAAAAAGCAGGAATAGATTTAAAGAAATGGTTACATGGATTTGACTCTGTTGAGCAGTCTATAGTAGATACAGTAAAAACTATAAAAGAACATCCATTAATGCCAAAAGATATAAAGGTTCATGGTCTTGCTATGGATCCATCTACTGGAAAAATAGATGTAATTGTAAACGGATATGAACAGTAA
- a CDS encoding peptidylprolyl isomerase has protein sequence MERKVLATINGREISNIDLDNAVKSMHPQQQMRFQSEEGKKRLLEDLVNQELFYLEAKDNKVDETEEFKALMEQVTINMLKQHALNQLFMAAMPTEEEAKAYYDEHQDEFKVDEMAKARHILIKAENEDEFAAAEARAKEIAEEIKAGEKTFEQAAIDYSDCPSNMQGGDLGLFGKGQMVPEFEEAVFSMNEGELSEPVKTSFGYHLIKVEERHKAGVSKFEEVKDEILGKLAQLKQLKAYEDKVAELREKYASAYTLND, from the coding sequence ATGGAAAGAAAAGTATTAGCCACTATAAATGGTAGAGAAATATCTAACATAGACTTAGATAACGCTGTAAAATCAATGCATCCACAGCAGCAGATGCGGTTCCAGAGTGAAGAAGGTAAAAAAAGATTATTAGAAGACCTTGTTAACCAGGAATTATTCTACTTAGAAGCAAAAGACAACAAAGTTGATGAAACTGAAGAATTCAAAGCTTTAATGGAACAGGTTACTATAAACATGTTAAAACAGCATGCTTTAAATCAGTTATTCATGGCTGCTATGCCAACAGAAGAAGAAGCTAAAGCTTACTACGATGAACATCAGGATGAATTCAAAGTTGATGAAATGGCTAAAGCTAGACATATACTTATAAAAGCTGAAAACGAAGATGAATTCGCTGCAGCTGAAGCTAGAGCTAAAGAAATAGCTGAAGAAATAAAAGCTGGAGAAAAAACATTTGAACAGGCTGCTATAGACTACTCTGATTGCCCATCTAACATGCAGGGTGGAGATCTTGGTTTATTCGGAAAAGGACAGATGGTTCCTGAATTCGAAGAAGCAGTATTCAGCATGAACGAAGGTGAATTATCTGAACCAGTTAAAACTTCATTCGGATATCACTTAATAAAAGTTGAAGAACGTCACAAAGCTGGTGTATCTAAATTCGAAGAAGTAAAAGACGAAATACTAGGTAAATTAGCTCAGTTAAAACAGCTAAAAGCTTACGAAGACAAAGTTGCTGAATTAAGAGAAAAATACGCTAGTGCATACACTTTAAATGACTAA
- a CDS encoding DegV family protein: MEGIKIFSDSTCDLPIEEVNRMNIGIIPLTINFGEEVYKEGIDITTKEILEIVKKTGELPKTASPSPAEFYAAFEPYVEKGDTIIYIGLSSKLSSTVANAMIAKNMFDNNENIHIIDSLNLCGAIGGLVRNTYNLLEEGRSVEDTIAEIEKVLHHYKLFFTMDKLDYLYKGGRCSGMQFILGSTFGVKPIIEMTTEGLDVWKKTRGKKKAIEMMLEEAERDKDRIYNDEIHVAAITGSEKELEGIKEQLTKRTGITKFHEYSVGCTIASHCGDGTVGFGYFLKEN, encoded by the coding sequence ATGGAAGGAATAAAAATATTTTCAGATAGTACTTGCGACTTACCTATAGAAGAGGTAAATAGAATGAATATAGGTATAATTCCTCTAACAATAAACTTTGGTGAGGAAGTATACAAAGAAGGTATAGATATAACTACAAAAGAAATATTAGAAATAGTGAAGAAGACAGGAGAACTACCTAAGACAGCATCTCCTTCTCCAGCAGAATTCTACGCAGCATTTGAGCCGTATGTAGAAAAAGGAGATACTATAATATACATAGGACTTTCTTCAAAATTATCTTCTACAGTTGCAAATGCTATGATAGCAAAGAATATGTTTGACAATAATGAAAACATACATATAATAGACTCTTTAAATTTATGTGGAGCAATAGGTGGACTAGTTAGAAACACTTATAATTTATTAGAAGAAGGTAGATCTGTTGAAGATACAATAGCTGAGATAGAAAAAGTTCTTCATCACTACAAATTATTCTTCACAATGGATAAGTTAGATTACCTTTATAAAGGTGGAAGATGTAGTGGAATGCAGTTTATATTAGGTAGCACTTTTGGAGTTAAACCTATAATAGAGATGACTACAGAAGGTCTTGATGTTTGGAAAAAGACTAGAGGTAAGAAAAAAGCGATAGAAATGATGCTTGAAGAAGCTGAAAGAGATAAAGATAGAATATACAATGATGAGATTCATGTAGCTGCTATAACAGGTAGTGAAAAAGAATTAGAAGGTATAAAAGAACAGCTTACAAAAAGAACAGGAATAACTAAATTCCATGAATACAGTGTTGGATGCACAATAGCTAGTCACTGTGGAGATGGGACAGTAGGATTTGGATATTTCTTAAAAGAAAATTAA
- a CDS encoding amino acid ABC transporter ATP-binding protein, giving the protein MIEVINLKKKFKDAEVLKDISFDVKDGEIAVVVGKSGAGKTTLMRCINGLEEFDSGELILNGEAIKNNNDMKKVRGKIGMVFQNFNLFPHMTVIENIIESPVNVFGENKEEALKKANELLKMVDLTDKGDNYPFQLSGGQQQRVAIARACALKPDVICFDEPTSALDPESIQNVIDVIKKLKENGMAIIIVTHDIGFCDVIADKIIRLEAGIIKEVKNNNK; this is encoded by the coding sequence ATGATAGAGGTTATAAATTTAAAGAAAAAATTTAAAGATGCAGAAGTTTTAAAAGATATTTCATTTGATGTAAAGGACGGAGAGATAGCTGTTGTAGTTGGAAAATCTGGAGCAGGTAAAACAACTCTTATGAGATGTATAAATGGATTAGAAGAGTTTGATTCTGGAGAACTTATATTAAATGGAGAGGCTATAAAAAATAATAACGATATGAAGAAGGTAAGAGGAAAGATTGGAATGGTATTTCAAAACTTTAACCTATTTCCTCATATGACTGTTATAGAAAATATAATAGAATCACCTGTAAATGTATTTGGAGAAAATAAAGAAGAGGCATTGAAAAAAGCAAATGAGCTTTTAAAAATGGTAGACCTTACAGATAAGGGGGATAATTATCCTTTCCAGTTGTCAGGTGGTCAGCAGCAGAGAGTTGCAATAGCTAGAGCTTGTGCGTTAAAACCAGATGTAATATGCTTTGATGAGCCAACTTCAGCACTAGATCCTGAGTCTATACAAAATGTAATAGATGTCATTAAAAAATTAAAAGAAAACGGAATGGCTATAATAATAGTTACTCATGATATTGGATTCTGTGATGTAATAGCTGATAAAATAATTAGGTTAGAAGCGGGAATTATAAAAGAAGTAAAAAATAATAATAAATAA
- a CDS encoding amino acid ABC transporter permease, which translates to MIEGIKIVVALFAITLVLSIPAGIGVALLRISKNVIIRKVTSFYILIMRGTPLLLQMIVIFYGLPLIGITFDRFTAGAVAFFFNYTAYFAEIFRGGIQSIDKGQYEAAYVLGFDKVSMYKRIILPQVVKRVLAPVSNEVITLVKDTSLVYILGLNDILRISQIAMNREGSLMPLAWAGLIYLVFIAILTKVFEKLEKRYSYYN; encoded by the coding sequence ATGATAGAAGGTATAAAAATAGTCGTAGCGCTATTTGCAATAACATTAGTACTTTCAATTCCAGCTGGGATTGGAGTAGCTCTTTTAAGAATTTCAAAAAACGTAATAATAAGAAAGGTGACATCTTTTTACATACTTATAATGAGAGGTACTCCACTTCTTCTTCAGATGATAGTTATATTCTATGGTCTTCCACTTATAGGAATAACATTTGATAGATTTACAGCAGGAGCGGTTGCATTCTTCTTCAATTATACAGCATATTTTGCAGAGATATTTAGAGGGGGAATACAATCAATAGACAAAGGTCAGTACGAAGCAGCTTATGTTTTAGGATTTGATAAAGTTTCAATGTATAAAAGAATAATACTTCCTCAGGTTGTAAAAAGAGTATTAGCGCCTGTATCAAATGAAGTAATAACACTTGTAAAAGATACTTCTCTTGTATATATATTAGGTCTAAACGATATATTAAGAATATCTCAGATAGCGATGAACAGAGAAGGAAGTTTAATGCCACTTGCATGGGCAGGTTTAATCTACTTAGTATTCATAGCAATTCTTACAAAAGTATTTGAAAAACTTGAAAAGAGATATTCTTACTATAATTAA
- a CDS encoding amino acid ABC transporter substrate-binding protein encodes MKKLLRKVMVVFAAMVMVLGMTACSSKDSGSADNKVIVGFDNTFVPMGFLDEDGNTVGFDVDLAKETFERLGMEVEFQPIDWSMKETELNSGNVDVLWNGYSLSQERKKIVSYSDPYLQNKQIIVTMADSNINKKADLAGKEVGTQQESTAQAAVETDTEFVSSLKGGAPVLYDTYDKALRDLEIGRTSAVAGDEVLIRYYMSQKGEDKYKVLEENFGLEDYVVAFAKDNTELRDKVNDTLKEIKDDGTFDEIYAKWFK; translated from the coding sequence ATGAAAAAATTATTAAGAAAAGTGATGGTAGTATTTGCAGCAATGGTAATGGTATTAGGGATGACAGCTTGTTCATCAAAAGATAGTGGAAGTGCAGATAACAAGGTAATCGTAGGATTTGACAACACATTTGTACCTATGGGATTTTTAGATGAAGATGGAAATACAGTAGGATTTGACGTTGATTTAGCAAAAGAAACATTTGAGAGATTAGGAATGGAAGTAGAGTTCCAGCCAATAGATTGGTCAATGAAAGAAACAGAGTTAAACAGCGGTAACGTAGATGTTTTATGGAATGGATATTCATTAAGCCAAGAAAGAAAGAAAATAGTTTCTTATTCAGATCCATATCTTCAGAACAAACAGATAATAGTTACAATGGCAGATTCAAATATAAATAAGAAAGCTGATTTAGCAGGAAAAGAAGTAGGAACTCAGCAGGAATCAACAGCTCAGGCTGCAGTAGAAACAGATACAGAGTTTGTAAGTTCATTAAAAGGTGGAGCACCAGTTCTTTACGATACTTATGATAAAGCTCTTAGAGATTTAGAGATAGGAAGAACTTCAGCAGTAGCAGGAGATGAAGTTTTAATAAGATACTATATGTCACAGAAAGGTGAAGATAAATATAAAGTATTAGAAGAAAACTTCGGATTAGAAGATTATGTAGTAGCATTTGCAAAAGACAACACAGAATTAAGAGATAAGGTAAATGATACATTAAAAGAAATAAAAGATGATGGAACATTTGACGAAATATATGCAAAATGGTTCAAATAA
- a CDS encoding ABC transporter ATP-binding protein — MKDLNLVESLEVCNLKKYYGKDESLVRAVDGIDLKIEKGKFTSIIGASGSGKSTLLHCMAGLDKPTSGEVKLGTKSLYDYNDNELSKIRRKKFGFIFQSFNLIPVINVYDNIVLPILLDGGKEDKVYIDRIIKAVGLTDQIKKFPNELSGGQQQRVAIARALSNKPAIIFADEPTGNLDSKTTQEVMDLLSDTVKEFKRTLVMITHNQEIAETADRIITISDGKIIKDTNDLKENK, encoded by the coding sequence ATGAAAGATTTAAATTTAGTAGAAAGCTTAGAAGTTTGTAATTTAAAAAAATACTATGGTAAAGATGAAAGTCTTGTTAGAGCTGTAGATGGAATTGATTTAAAAATAGAAAAAGGGAAATTTACTTCTATAATCGGAGCTTCTGGTTCTGGAAAGAGTACATTACTTCATTGTATGGCAGGGTTAGACAAACCAACAAGTGGAGAGGTAAAACTTGGAACAAAAAGTCTATATGATTACAATGATAACGAACTATCAAAAATAAGACGTAAAAAATTTGGATTTATATTCCAGAGTTTCAACCTTATACCAGTAATAAATGTATACGATAATATTGTACTGCCAATACTTTTAGATGGTGGAAAAGAAGATAAAGTATATATAGATAGAATAATAAAAGCTGTAGGACTTACAGATCAGATAAAAAAATTCCCAAATGAGTTATCAGGAGGGCAGCAGCAGAGGGTTGCAATAGCTAGAGCACTTTCAAACAAACCTGCGATAATATTTGCCGATGAACCAACTGGTAATCTAGATTCAAAGACTACTCAAGAGGTTATGGATCTTTTAAGTGATACAGTAAAAGAATTTAAACGGACATTGGTTATGATAACACACAACCAAGAAATAGCTGAAACTGCAGATAGAATAATAACTATAAGCGATGGAAAGATAATAAAGGATACAAATGATTTAAAAGAAAATAAATAG